In Ipomoea triloba cultivar NCNSP0323 chromosome 15, ASM357664v1, one genomic interval encodes:
- the LOC116005876 gene encoding uncharacterized protein LOC116005876, whose translation MASGDNNASQSVGSSEPTTIKRKSNDIGWEYGVINDPTKSWDKIKYLFCKKVMSDGVYRIKEHIAGIQGNVSKCPTATKDDQLKCREALTMAKNKKKNKRAEEVNLRAEVKILAHDNESMSNASIDIDEVQQFGPLKPPRPIGPMDKFTNQINPESSLSSGKGKAQQRIIDAFDKERASRVKDYICRWAYESSIPFHCFQKDNFKLLVEAIGQYGPGAQVPNRYEISETCLKKEVDRVRESLKVHEAEWKLNGCSIMTDAWTDRKRRSIMNLCVNSRLGTVFLSSKECSMEVHTSQFIFEYVKHGIQQVGEGNVVQIVTDNASNNMGATKLLREKMPLIFWTCCATHSINLMLESIVGLPRFSRVLQQAKALTIFIYAHHKTLAMMRSFTKKRDIVRPGVTRFASAFLTLQSLTGKKVELKAMFTSNEWDECKFAKTVKGKQAYSIVLSHALWQGVALCLKVFAPLVKVLRIVDQDKKPSMGFVYGELMQAKEDIKNALNGVLCK comes from the exons ATGGCGAGTGGTGATAATAATGCTTCTCAAAGTGTTGGATCTTCCGAACCAACCACAATAAAAAGAAAGTCTAATGATATAGGATGGGAGTATGGAGTAATTAATGATCCGACTAAATCATGGGACAAGATTAAGTATTTATTCTGTAAGAAAGTAATGTCCGATGGAGTGTATAGGATTAAAGAGCATATTGCTGGCATACAAGGAAATGTAAGCAAATGCCCTACAGCTACAAAGGATGATCAATTGAAATGTAGGGAAGCTCTCACGATGGCgaagaacaaaaagaagaataagagaGCTGAAGAAGTTAATCTTAGGGCGGAGGTAAAGATCTTGGCGCATGACAATGAGAGTATGAGTAATGCTAGTATTGATATTGATGAGGTGCAGCAGTTTGGACCTTTGAAACCACCTCGGCCAATTGGCCCTATGGATAAGTtcacaaatcaaatcaatccCGAGTCTTCTTTGAGTTCAGGAAAGGGCAAGGCACAACAACGAATAATTGATGCATTTGACAAGGAAAGGGCTAGTCGGGTGAAAGATTACATATGCAGATGGGCTTATGAATCATCTATTCCATTTCATTGTTTTCAGAAAGATAACTTCAAGTTGTTGGTTGAAGCTATTGGTCAATATGGTCCGGGAGCTCAAGTACCAAATAGATATGAAATAAGTGAAACTTGTTTGAAAAAAGAGGTTGATCGAGTCCGAGAAAGTTTAAAGGTACATGAAGCGGAGTGGAAATTAAATGGGTGCTCAATTATGACTGATGCTTGGACAGATAGGAAGAGAAGAAGCATCATGAACTTGTGTGTCAATTCAAGGTTGGGCACTGTGTTTTTATCTTCTAAAGAATGTTCAATGGAGGTACACACAAGTCAGTTCATATTTGAGTATGTGAAGCATGGCATTCAACAAGTAGGAGAGGGGAATGTTGTTCAAATTGTCACCGATAATGCCTCGAACAACATGGGAGCAACTAAATTGTTGAGGGAGAAGATGCCACTGATATTTTGGACTTGTTGTGCAACACATTCCATTAATTTAATGCTTGAAAGCATTGTAG GTTTACCACGGTTTAGTAGAGTTCTTCAGCAAGCAAAGGCTTTGACTATCTTCATCTATGCACATCATAAAACTTTGGCAATGATGAGATCCTTTACAAAGAAGCGTGACATTGTCCGGCCAGGTGTAACTAGGTTTGCTTCTGCATTTCTTACGTTACAGAGTTTAACTGGTAAGAAAGTAGAATTAAAGGCTATGTTTACAAGCAATGAATGGGATGAGTGTAAGTTTGCCAAGACAGTTAAAGGGAAACAAGCTTATTCTATTGTATTGAGTCATGCATTATGGCAAGGGGTTGCATTATGCTTGAAGGTTTTTGCACCATTGGTAAAGGTGCTTCGTATTGTTGATCAAGACAAGAAACCTTCAATGGGATTTGTTTATGGTGAGCTTATGCAAGCAAAAGAAGACATTAAGAATGCATTGAATGGAGTCCTATGTAAgtga
- the LOC116005877 gene encoding zinc finger BED domain-containing protein RICESLEEPER 2-like: MSDYEDEAIQNEGVSVDANASSKTPGASKSKKRKISRTKSEELHADTKLNGTSSLKAHIKSCPKCPYSSTDPTQTELIAPSSEGESLSFGKFDATAIRKSVAEMIIIDELPFRFVEAKRFRKCMFTACPRFRMPSRWTVARDCYKIYLDEKKNVSNILKSSCARVSLTTDSWTSLQRVNYMCLTLHYIDNEWKVHKRILNFCPISSHKGEDIGKAIEKCLRDWGLDNVFTITVDNASSNDVATGYLRKKFNNLGSSILDGKFLHMRCIAHIVNLVVNDALKENNESICRVRGAVRYVRQSPSRLQKFKECIQMEKIQSKALLSLDVCTRWNSTYLMLDSAQKFERAFERFEELDPHYGHDLLNSEGIPDHDDWENVRRLCMFLGHFYDPTVKVSGSLYVTSNTYFPEICEVYSILRDWIKSRDSHFSSMAQRMKDKFDKYWGNVDKMNMLLYVATVLDPRRKYVYVDFCFKRMYSNDEVSILSKKLRQVMMDLFNEYKRLHESSSSSVVETFQSNEIVSEDMPSIPQPPKKGKQKAVNKEFMKYLEEIGCANQITELDKYITEQLENGGEDDEFDILNWWKTNAHRLPILSSLARDVLAIPISTVASESVFSTGGRVLDSYRSSLTPRVVQALICAQDWLRNETEDSIDGEIEYETGEIDKVDLGLNFEGIEDFRDLKLAFLWTVFQSSKVQRIWQNVHQSFINYFM; the protein is encoded by the exons ATGTCTGATTATGAAGATGAAGCAATCCAAAATGAAGGGGTTAGCGTTGATGCAAATGCAAGTAGTAAAACACCCGGTGCCTCTAAGTCAAAGAAACGAAAAATTAGTCGAACAAAATCTGAG GAACTTCATGCTGACACTAAATTGAATGGCACAAGTTCTTTAAAAGCTCACATTAAAAGCTGCCCAAAATGTCCCTATAGTAGTACCGACCCTACACAAACCGAACTAATTGCCCCTTCATCAGAAGGAGAGTCTTTAAGTTTTGGGAAATTTGATGCAACTGCAATTAGAAAGTCTGTGGCTGAAATGATCATAATTGATGAATTGCCTTTTAGGTTTGTGGAAGCAAAGAGGTTTAGAAAATGCATGTTTACTGCTTGTCCTAGGTTTCGTATGCCATCTAGATGGACTGTTGCTAGAGATTGTTACAAGATTTatttggatgaaaagaaaaatgtgtCCAACATTTTGAAATCTTCTTGTGCTAGAGTTTCTCTTACCACTGATAGTTGGACATCATTGCAAAGAGTGAATTATATGTGTCTTACATTGCATTATATTGATAATGAATGGAAAGTGCACAAAAGAATACTTAATTTTTGTCCAATTTCTAGTCATAAGGGAGAAGATATTGGTAAGGCAATTGAGAAATGTTTGCGGGATTGGGGACTTGATAATGTTTTCACTATCACAGTAGACAATGCTAGTTCAAATGATGTTGCTACGGGGTATTTGAGGAAGAAGTTCAATAATTTGGGTAGTTCGATTTTAGATGGGAAATTTCTTCACATGAGATGCATTGCTCACATTGTTAATTTGGTTGTGAATGATGCTTTGAAGGAAAATAATGAATCAATTTGTCGTGTTAGAGGGGCAGTGAGATATGTGAGACAATCACCATCTAGATTGCAAAAGTTTAAAGAATGTATTCAAATGGAGAAAATTCAATCCAAGGCTTTGTTAAGCTTAGATGTATGCACTAGGTGGAATTCTACTTATCTTATGTTGGATTCAGCACAAAAGTTTGAGAGAGCCTTTGAGAGATTTGAGGAGCTTGATCCACATTATGGTCATGACCTTTTGAATAGTGAAGGAATTCCTGACCATGATGATTGGGAAAATGTTAGGAGGTTGTGCATGTTTTTGGGTCATTTCTATGATCCTACTGTGAAAGTTTCAGGCTCATTGTATGTTACTTCAAATACTTATTTTCCAGAAATATGTGAAGTGTATTCTATTTTGCGTGATTGGATAAAGAGTCGGGATTCACATTTTAGTTCAATGGCACAAAGAATGAAAGATAAATTTGACAAGTATTGGGGAAATGTGGACAAAATGAATATGTTGTTGTATGTTGCAACTGTGCTTGACCCTAGGAGAAAGTATGTGTATGTTGATTTTTGTTTCAAAAGGATGTATTCAAATGATGAAGTCTCTATATTGTCCAAAAAGCTTAGACAAGTGATGATGGATTTGTTTAATGAATACAAGAGGTTGCatgaatcttcttcttcttcagtagTTGAGACTTTTCAATCAAATGAGATTGTAAGTGAGGACATGCCTTCTATACCTCAACCTCCAAAGAAAGGGAAACAAAAAGCTGTTAATAAGGAATTCATGAAGTATTTGGAAGAAATTGGTTGTGCTAATCAAATCACAGAGTTGGATAAGTACATTACTGAACAACTTGAGAATGGTGGTGAGGATGATGAGTTTGATATACTTAATTGGTGGAAAACAAATGCGCATAGACTTCCCATTCTTTCAAGCTTAGCTCGCGATGTATTGGCTATACCTATTTCCACTGTTGCTTCTGAATCAGTGTTCAGCACAGGTGGTCGAGTTCTTGATAGTTATAGGAGTTCTTTAACTCCTAGAGTTGTACAAGCTCTCATTTGTGCTCAAGATTGGCTAAGAAATGAAACTGAAGACTCAATTGATGGTGAAATTGAGTACGAAACGGGAGAGATTGATAAAGTTGACTTGG GTTTGAATTTTGAAGGAATTGAAGATTTTAGGGATTTGAAGCTTGCATTTTTATGGACTGTTTTTCAATCTTCAAAAGTTCAAAGGATTTGGCAGAATGTTCATCAATCTTTCATCAACTATTTTATGTAG
- the LOC116006343 gene encoding glycosyltransferase BC10, whose amino-acid sequence MLFPSPLSLFCALLLCLPLALILTINSPFSPAATAAVAGGGEGNYPLSEDGNGGKVKGESTVTTFSPPPPIGRPEDGNDGKVNRKSTVITLSPPPTEEEEEDDPMIRVSGRVGSDQRPVTKPKKLAFMFLTTTPLPFAPLWELFFNATPENLYNIYVHADPRYNYTPPFHGVFAGRVIPSKPTRRNTPTLAAAARRLLAHALLHDKSNYMFALLSPLCIPLHSFNFTYKTVINSTKSFIEILGREPWAYDRWAARGDYAMLPEVRFEDFRIGSQFYILTRKHARIVVRDRKLWSKFKQPCLYRDTCYPEEQYFSTLLSMVDPQGCSHATLTHVDWKGSHGGHPRMYSADEVGRGLILTLRNDRPRYGDEEMNGSDPSLTKRHDPFLFARKFSPDSIEPLMRIANDVILKE is encoded by the exons ATGTTGTTTCCTTCTCCGCTGTCTCTCTTTTGTGCTCTGCTTCTTTGTTTGCCACTCGCGTTGATTCTTACCATAAATTCCCCTTTCTCCCccgccgccaccgccgccgtTGCCGGCGGCGGCGAGGGAAATTACCCGTTGTCTGAGGATGGAAACGGCGGGAAAGTTAAGGGAGAATCAACCGTTACTACGTTttctccgccgccgccgattGGGAGGCCGGAGGATGGAAACGACGGGAAAGTTAACAGAAAATCAACCGTTATTACGTTATCGCCGCCGCCaacggaggaggaggaggaggatgacCCGATGATACGAGTTTCGGGTCGGGTTGGGTCGGACCAGAGACCCGTCACGAAGCCGAAGAAATTGGCTTTTATGTTCCTCACCACCACGCCGCTTCCATTTGCGCCGCTGTGGGAGCTCTTCTTCAATGCCACGCCGGAGAATCTGTACAATATATACGTACACGCGGATCCGAG GTACAATTACACTCCACCGTTCCACGGCGTGTTTGCCGGCCGCGTCATCCCGTCGAAGCCAACTCGCCGGAACACTCCCACGCTCGCCGCCGCGGCACGGCGGCTGTTAGCGCACGCGCTCCTCCACGACAAGTCGAATTACATGTTCGCCCTCCTCTCCCCGCTCTGCATTCCACTTCACTCCTTTAATTTCACTTACAAAACCGTCATAAACTCGACCAAGAGTTTCATCGAAATTCTGGGGAGGGAGCCGTGGGCCTACGACAGGTGGGCGGCGCGTGGGGATTACGCGATGCTGCCGGAGGTGAGGTTTGAGGATTTCCGAATTGGGTCCCAGTTCTACATCCTGACACGTAAGCACGCCAGGATTGTAGTGCGTGACCGAAAGCTTTGGTCAAAGTTCAAGCAGCCGTGCTTATATCGCGACACGTGTTACCCCGAGGAGCAATATTTCTCTACGCTCTTGAGCATGGTAGACCCGCAAGGGTGTTCCCACGCGACGCTCACGCACGTGGACTGGAAAGGGAGTCACGGCGGTCACCCGCGGATGTACAGTGCAGACGAAGTGGGCCGGGGATTAATCCTAACCCTTCGAAATGACCGCCCACGGTACGGTGATGAGGAGATGAACGGCTCCGATCCGTCTTTGACGAAACGGCATGACCCGTTTTTATTCGCTAGGAAGTTCTCTCCTGACTCGATCGAGCCGCTGATGAGGATAGCAAacgatgtaattttaaaagagTAA